One genomic region from Cucumis melo cultivar AY chromosome 9, USDA_Cmelo_AY_1.0, whole genome shotgun sequence encodes:
- the LOC103501642 gene encoding uncharacterized protein LOC103501642, producing the protein MRWFRASAAVAKLAIKRNILQGGSYVGRPRISTSQSRYFHSTPFKSRAQSAPVPRPVPLSRLTDSFLDGTSSVYLEELQRAWEADPTSVDESWDNFFRNFVGQAATSPGISGQTIQESMRLLLLVRAYQVNGHMKAKLDPLGLEERKIPDELDLAHHGFTEADLDREFFLGVWNMAGFLSENRPVQTLRYIVTRLEQAYCGSIGYEYMHIADREKCNWLRDKIETPTPTQYNGQRKEVILDRLLWSTQFENFLATKWTTAKRFGLEGGETLIPGMKEMFDRAADLGVESIVIGMPHRGRLNVLGNVVRKPLRQIFSEFSGGTKPVNEVGLYTGTGDVKYHLGTSYDRPTRGGKRLHLSLLANPSHLEAVDPVVVGKTRAKQYYSNDMERKRNMGVLIHGDGSFAGQGVVYETLHLSALPNYTTGGTIHIVVNNQVAFTTDPRSGRSSQYCTDVAKALNAPIFHVNGDDVEAVVHVCELAAEWRQTFHSDVVVDLICYRRFGHNEIDEPSFTQPKMYKVIRNHPSSLEIYRKKLLELEQVSQEDIERMQSKVNSILNEEFVASKDYVPRKRDWLSAYWAGFKSPEQLSRIRNTGVKPEILKNVGKAITSLPDHFKPHRAVKKVYEQRAQMIETGDGIDWALGEALAFATLLVEGNHVRLSGQDVERGTFSHRHSVLHDQETGEKYCPLDHVIINQNDEMFTVSNSSLSEFGVLGFELGYSMENPNALVMWEAQFGDFANGAQVIFDQFLSSGESKWLRQTGLVVLLPHGYDGQGPEHSSARLERFLQMSDDNPFVIPEMDPTLRKQIQECNWQVVNVTTPANYFHVLRRQIHRDFRKPLIVMSPKNLLRHKDCRSNLSEFDDVKGHPGFDKQGTRFKRLIKDQNMHSDREEGIRRLILCSGKIYYELDEERKKTNGKDIAICRVEQLCPFPYDLIQRELKRYPNAEIVWCQEEPMNMGAYTYINPRLGSAMKSLSRGTIEDIKYVGRAPSAATATGFYQVHVKEQTEIIEKAMQRDPIPYLH; encoded by the exons ATGAGGTGGTTTAGAGCGAGCGCTGCTGTAGCAAAATTGGCCATTAAGAGAAACATATTGCAGGGAGGATCATATGTTGGGAGACCAAGGATCAGTACATCTCAAAGTCGATATTTTCATTCGACACCTTTTAAATCAAGAGCTCAAAGTGCTCCAGTTCCACGTCCTGTTCCTCTTTCTAGGCTTACTGATAGCTTCTTAGATGGAACTAGCAGTGTTTACTTAGAGGAACTTCAAAGGGCTTGGGAGGCTGATCCTACCAGTGTTGATGAGTCATGGGACAATTTCTTCAGAAACTTCGTGGGCCAGGCTGCCACATCTCCTGGCATTTCTGGCCAAACAATACAAGAGAGTATGCGTTTATTGTTGCTTGTGAGAGCATATCAGGTTAATGGTCACATGAAAGCCAAGTTGGATCCATTGGGATTGGAAGAAAGGAAAATTCCTGATGAGTTGGACCTTGCACATCATGGTTTCACAGAAGCTGATCTTGATCGGGAGTTCTTCTTGGGGGTGTGGAACATGGCCGGGTTTTTGTCTGAGAACCGTCCTGTTCAGACCCTCAGATATATTGTGACCCGTCTTGAGCAAGCATATTGTGGAAGCATTGGATACGAGTACATGCACATTGCTGACCGTGAAAAATGTAACTGGTTGAGGGATAAGATTGAGACACCAACACCAACGCAATACAATGGGCAGCGGAAAGAGGTTATTCTTGATCGTCTTTTATGGAGCACACAATTTGAAAACTTTTTGGCAACTAAGTGGACCACAGCAAAGAGATTTGGGCTTGAGGGAGGGGAGACTTTGATTCCTGGGATGAAGGAAATGTTTGACAGGGCTGCAGATCTTGGAGTTGAAAGTATAGTTATTGGAATGCCTCATAGAGGGAGATTAAATGTCTTGGGCAATGTTGTCAGGAAGCCACTTCGTCAAATATTTAGTGAGTTTAGTGGTGGTACAAAGCCTGTAAATGAGGTTGGGCTCTATACAGGAACCGGTGATGTGAAGTATCACTTGGGAACTTCTTATGATCGACCAACTAGGGGTGGGAAGAGACTTCACCTTTCGTTGCTTGCTAATCCAAGTCATTTGGAAGCTGTTGATCCTGTGGTTGTTGGGAAAACACGGGCAAAGCAGTACTACTCAAATGATATGGAGAGGAAAAGAAACATGGGTGTTTTGATTCATGGAGATGGTAGTTTCGCTGGACAAGGTGTTGTGTACGAGACTTTACATCTCAGCGCTCTTCCTAACTACACAACTGGTGGGACTATTCACATTGTTGTAAACAATCAGGTAGCTTTTACCACTGATCCAAGGTCAGGAAGATCCTCTCAGTATTGCACTGATGTTGCCAAAGCCTTGAATGCACCCATTTTCCATGTGAATGGAGATGATGTGGAGGCAGTTGTTCATGTATGTGAGCTGGCTGCAGAATGGCGCCAAACTTTCCACTCAGATGTAGTTGTGGATTTGATTTGTTACCGTCGTTTCGGGCACAATGAGATTGATGAGCCATCTTTCACCCAGCCTAAAATGTATAAG GTTATTAGAAACCATCCTTCATCTCTTGAGATTTACCGAAAGAAACTTTTAGAATTGGAGCAGGTGTCTCAAGAAGACATTGAGAGGATGCAATCCAAGGTCAATTCGATACTTAATGAAGAATTTGTTGCCAGCAAAGATTATGTTCCTAGAAAGAGAGATTGGCTTTCAGCGTATTGGGCTGGATTCAAGTCCCCTGAACAGCTCTCACGTATTCGAAATACAGG GGTTAAACCCGAAATCTTGAAAAATGTAGGGAAAGCTATTACATCTCTTCCAGATCACTTCAAGCCTCACAGGGCAGTCAAAAAGGTGTATGAACAACGTGCCCAAATGATTGAAACTGGGGATGGCATTGACTGGGCCCTTGGAGAAGCACTTGCTTTTGCCACATTGTTAGTGGAAGGTAACCATGTTAGATTAAGTGGACAGGACGTTGAAAGAGGCACCTTTAGCCATAGACATTCAGTTCTTCATGATCAGGAAACAGGAGAGAAGTATTGCCCTCTTGATCATGTTATCATAAACCAGAATGACGAGATGTTTACTGTCAGCAACAG CTCTCTTTCAGAGTTTGGTGTTCTTGGATTTGAGTTGGGTTATTCAATGGAAAATCCCAATGCATTGGTAATGTGGGAGGCTCAATTTGGTGATTTTGCTAATGGGGCTCAGGTAATATTTGATCAGTTCTTAAGTAGTGGAGAATCGAAGTGGCTGCGACAAACAGGACTTGTTGTGCTACTTCCGCATGGCTATGATGGGCAGGGACCTGAACATTCAAGTGCAAGATTGGAACGCTTTCTTCAG ATGAGTGATGACAACCCTTTTGTTATACCTGAGATGGACCCTACTCTTAGAAAACAAATTCAAGAATGCAATTGGCAAGTTGTGAATGTTACAACTCCTGCTAACTACTTCCATGTTTTGAGGCGTCAG ATTCACAGGGACTTCCGTAAGCCTCTCATTGTGATGTCTCCCAAAAATCTACTTCGTCATAAAGACTGTAGATCCAATCTATCTGAGTTCGATGATGTGAAAGGCCACCCAGGTTTTGATAAACAGGGCACTAGATTTAAGCGCCTTATCAAGGACCAAAACATGCACTCTGATCGTGAAGAAGGTATCAGGCGTTTGATTCTTTGCTCTGGAAAG ATTTATTATGAACTAGATGAAGAGCGGAAAAAAACCAATGGAAAGGACATTGCTATATGCCGGGTTGAACAGCTATGTCCTTTTCCATATGATCTCATTCAGCGAGAACTGAAGCGGTATCCAA ATGCTGAGATTGTTTGGTGCCAAGAGGAGCCAATGAACATGGGTGCATATACCTACATCAATCCCCGTCTTGGTTCTGCCATGAAGAGTCTATCCAGAGGAACAATTGAAGACATAAAATATGTCGGTCGTGCTCCATCTGCCGCTACAGCCACTGGCTTCTATCAAGTTCATGTTAAAGAACAAACCGAAATTATCGAGAAAGCTATGCAACGTGACCCAATCCCATATCTTCATTGA
- the LOC103501693 gene encoding WAT1-related protein At2g39510-like: MEKMGKIFEKAKPYLGAIALRFASAGMSIISKAALNQGMNQLVTIVYRYSIGAIVVAPFAFVLDRKIRPKMTLPIFAKILLLGLLEPVIAQSLIYSGTKYTTATFATAMCNILPAFAFLMAWICRMEKVNIRSLRSQAKILGTLVTVGGAMMMTLLKGPLLSLPWTNQNNFNPHSYSTLPNKQQPVKAAIVITISSICSSAFTILLAHTIRTYPAELTLTTFICLAGAVESTILALAFEWDNPSAWALHADSILLAALYGGIISSGIAYYLQGVVVKLKGPVFVTAFNPLSMVIVAVISSFIFAETLRLGRVVGAAVIIIGLYLVLWGKSKDKFQLKNGKNNENNEELPTSIQNSTTTNQQLKPLDSTISH; encoded by the exons atGGAGAAGATGGGCAAAATTTTTGAGAAGGCAAAGCCATATTTGGGAGCAATTGCATTAAGATTTGCATCAGCAGGAATGTCTATTATTTCTAAGGCTGCTTTAAACCAAGGAATGAACCAACTTGTTACCATTGTTTATCGTTATTCTATTGGTGCAATTGTTGTTGCTCCTTTTGCTTTTGTTTTGGATAG GAAAATAAGACCAAAGATGACTCTCCCCATCTTCGCCAAGATTCTTCTCCTCGGCTTACTCGA ACCAGTAATAGCCCAAAGCTTGATTTACTCTGGCACTAAGTACACAACAGCAACTTTTGCAACTGCCATGTGCAATATTCTTCCTGCCTTTGCATTTCTGATGGCTTGGATTTGTAG AATGGAGAAGGTGAATATTAGAAGCTTAAGAAGCCAAGCAAAGATTTTAGGGACTTTAGTAACAGTTGGAGGAGCTATGATGATGACACTTTTAAAAGGACCTTTATTGAGTTTGCCTTGGACCaaccaaaataatttcaatCCTCATTCTTATTCTACTCTTCCAAATAAACAACAACCTGTTAAAGCTGCCATTGTTATCACAATTTCAAGTATTTGCTCCTCAGCTTTCACCATTCTTCTG GCACATACAATAAGAACATATCCAGCTGAGCTCACATTAACAACATTCATATGCTTGGCTGGAGCTGTTGAAAGTACTATTTTAGCCTTAGCATTTGAATGGGACAATCCATCTGCATGGGCTTTACATGCAGATTCCATACTCTTGGCTGCTCTCTATGGT GGCATAATATCATCTGGAATTGCTTATTATCTTCAAGGAGTGGTGGTGAAGTTAAAAGGGCCTGTATTTGTAACAGCATTCAATCCTCTTAGTATGGTTATAGTTGCTGTAATTAGTTCATTCATATTCGCTGAGACATTGCGCTTAGGAAG GGTTGTTGGTGCAGCTGTGATAATTATAGGCCTTTACTTGGTATTGTGGGGCAAAAGCAAAGATAAATTTCAactcaaaaatggaaaaaataatgaaaacaatgaagaattgccaacttcaatccaaaactcaACAACCACAAATCAGCAGTTGAAGCCTTTAGATTCAACAATAAGCCATTAA